Part of the Planctomycetota bacterium genome, GATTGCCGCGCGAGCCGATCGTGGCCGAGTTCTTCCCGGGCAAATCGGTCCCCGTGATCGTGCAAGCAGCTGAGGGGCGAATGCTTCAGGAGATGACTTGGGGCTTTCCCCCATTCAAGGGATCGAAGCCGATCAACAACACGCGCGCGGAAACCGCAGCAACCAGCGCATTCTGGAAACGGCATCTTGGCACGCGCTGCGTTTTCCCGCTGTCGGAGGCGATCGAGTGGCAGCATCGCACCGACGAAGCGGGCCGACTGCGCAAGGTGCCCCACTCCATTGGATTTTCCGATGGGTGCATTGGGGCCGTGGCCGGAATATGGGCGGCGAAGGAAAGCGGCGCTGTGTGCTCGATGCTGACATGCCATGCGAACCGCGCTTGGGCTGAAATCCACAATGCAAACCCCGGCGACCCGCGCATGGTGTGCTTCCTGCGGCAGCGCGAGGATGTGGAAGCATGGCTCGATGGGGTTCGGCCCTTTGCCGATGTGGCACAACGGCTTGGCCCGCTGCCGGATGAGCGCTCGCTTCTGGCCATTCGTCCGCTTGCCGCCAACGGCTGACTTTCCCAGGTCGTTTGTTAGGGTATTGTACGGGTATGCACATCGTCATGCTGGGCAGAATTGGTGCCGGTTTTCCCCGCGCCTCCGAGGGGTACGAAGAGCAAGGCATCGACCTGCAAAAACTGCTGGTGACCCACCCGGCGTCCACCTTTTTCTTCCGAGTGGTTGGCGATTCGCACAAGGTGGACGGCGTGCCCAGCGGTGCCGTGCTTGTGGTGGATCGCAGTGTGACGCCGAAGCCCGGCCTGCTGGTGGTCTCCGCGCGCGATGGCGAGTTCATCGTGGAGCACCTGCGCGCCGGCGACGAAACGATGGTGCAGGGCGTC contains:
- a CDS encoding SOS response-associated peptidase, which codes for MCNRYKLRAKPDEFVAYFGALQGLPREPIVAEFFPGKSVPVIVQAAEGRMLQEMTWGFPPFKGSKPINNTRAETAATSAFWKRHLGTRCVFPLSEAIEWQHRTDEAGRLRKVPHSIGFSDGCIGAVAGIWAAKESGAVCSMLTCHANRAWAEIHNANPGDPRMVCFLRQREDVEAWLDGVRPFADVAQRLGPLPDERSLLAIRPLAANG